A window of Halobellus sp. LT62 contains these coding sequences:
- a CDS encoding IclR family transcriptional regulator: MDEIPTVQTTETSLEIIRVLKTLGGATLSRVSRELEVSKSTARTHLQTLRKHEYVVMDDDGAFRLSLEFFDTGERVRSRIPIYEPAIPIVDELAEKTNEKAQIMVLENTSGYYIYRMKGRQGVSTRAGRQAELHCTSAGKAILAFTDRDRVREILNEHGLPERTDRTITDREAFIDTLNQIRERGFAVNDEERLRGLRAVGAPILDEDDTVLGAISLSGPTTHLRGDRFREELPELVIQSADVIHIRTEYS; the protein is encoded by the coding sequence ATGGACGAGATCCCGACGGTCCAGACAACGGAGACCTCTCTCGAGATCATCCGTGTGTTGAAGACGCTCGGTGGGGCGACTCTCTCCCGCGTCTCCCGGGAACTGGAAGTGTCGAAAAGTACCGCACGGACACATCTTCAGACGCTGCGGAAGCACGAGTACGTTGTGATGGACGACGACGGAGCCTTTCGGCTCAGCCTCGAATTCTTCGACACCGGTGAACGAGTGCGGAGCAGGATCCCGATCTACGAACCGGCGATTCCGATCGTCGACGAACTCGCCGAGAAAACGAACGAGAAAGCGCAAATAATGGTGCTGGAGAACACATCCGGATACTACATTTATCGGATGAAGGGTCGCCAAGGCGTCAGCACACGCGCAGGACGCCAAGCCGAACTCCACTGCACCTCGGCCGGGAAGGCAATACTCGCGTTTACCGACCGCGACAGAGTGAGAGAGATACTCAACGAACACGGGCTTCCCGAACGAACCGATCGAACGATTACCGATCGAGAAGCGTTCATCGATACGCTCAATCAAATCAGAGAGCGGGGTTTCGCAGTCAACGACGAAGAACGGCTCAGAGGGCTGAGAGCTGTTGGGGCACCGATTCTCGACGAAGACGACACCGTCCTCGGGGCCATTAGCTTATCTGGTCCGACGACCCATCTCCGGGGCGATCGATTCCGCGAGGAACTGCCAGAACTGGTGATACAGAGCGCCGACGTCATCCACATCCGGACTGAGTACTCGTAG
- a CDS encoding MFS transporter, translating into MLERRTAERVRTLYDEYEPLVLISILWFLVQFLRFAFPPLFGTFQTEYDVSNTETGLLFTSLMMAYAVMQFPAGLISDRIGRSRSIALGAVLFGGVGVAILLAQSFVLLFGLAVLMGATTAGHKTISINMVSNRYPDRTGWCLGILDTVGQFGGVVAPLAAVAFLSSIGWQWTFAVGGLFCLLLAGISETRVRTIPVSSRTREDESEDEAENVRRRYLTLLSDWRLLVFIVVTMAFTFAWNGVSAFLPLYLTAQKGISTQLSSVLYSAFFVVSLSQLITGKVSDSIGQLWVGFGTFTGMVATVAGLLFAEGVLVVSALTLLLGTTFHSFRPVRDSYLMTLIPNDIGGGSLGIIRTGMIVVGATSPAVVGFVADASGFRAAFGVVFVAVSLGGLLTGTLAVLGR; encoded by the coding sequence GTGTTAGAACGACGGACCGCCGAGAGGGTACGTACGCTGTACGACGAGTACGAACCTCTCGTGCTCATTTCGATCCTCTGGTTTCTCGTGCAGTTCCTCCGATTTGCGTTTCCCCCGCTTTTCGGGACGTTCCAAACGGAGTACGACGTCTCGAACACCGAGACGGGACTGCTCTTCACGTCGTTGATGATGGCGTACGCGGTTATGCAGTTTCCTGCCGGATTGATCTCCGATCGCATCGGCCGTTCTCGGAGTATCGCGCTGGGGGCGGTGCTGTTCGGTGGCGTCGGTGTCGCGATTCTACTCGCGCAGAGCTTCGTACTGCTCTTCGGACTCGCGGTTCTGATGGGCGCGACGACCGCCGGCCACAAGACGATCTCGATCAATATGGTCTCGAATCGGTATCCGGACCGGACGGGTTGGTGTCTTGGCATCCTCGACACTGTCGGGCAGTTCGGCGGCGTCGTCGCCCCGCTCGCTGCGGTGGCGTTTTTGTCATCGATCGGATGGCAGTGGACGTTCGCGGTCGGAGGATTGTTTTGTCTGCTCTTGGCGGGGATTAGCGAAACGCGGGTCCGAACGATCCCCGTTTCGTCTCGAACGCGTGAAGACGAAAGCGAGGACGAGGCTGAAAACGTCCGTCGGCGCTATCTTACGCTTCTCTCGGACTGGCGACTCCTCGTGTTCATCGTTGTGACGATGGCGTTTACGTTCGCTTGGAACGGCGTTTCGGCGTTCTTGCCGCTGTATCTCACCGCGCAAAAGGGGATCTCGACACAGCTGTCGAGCGTGCTGTACAGCGCGTTCTTTGTGGTCAGTCTGAGTCAGTTGATCACGGGGAAAGTTAGCGATTCGATCGGACAGCTGTGGGTCGGATTTGGGACCTTCACTGGGATGGTCGCCACCGTCGCCGGCCTCTTGTTCGCCGAGGGAGTCCTCGTCGTCAGCGCGCTCACACTGCTGTTGGGAACGACGTTCCACAGCTTCCGCCCGGTCCGCGATTCGTATCTGATGACGCTGATACCCAACGACATCGGCGGCGGGAGCCTCGGCATCATCCGGACGGGGATGATCGTCGTCGGAGCTACTTCACCAGCCGTCGTGGGATTCGTCGCCGACGCCTCCGGTTTCAGAGCCGCGTTTGGGGTGGTGTTCGTCGCCGTGTCTCTCGGTGGTCTACTGACGGGGACGCTGGCGGTGCTTGGACGGTAG
- a CDS encoding MmgE/PrpD family protein, whose protein sequence is MPETAELAEFVASTTYDDIPSEAVSHAKEAIRDYVGVALYGSHHEVGDKISAYTSTYGGDGPATVFQRGSRSAPSAALANGAFGHAIDYDDTFESIVIHPTSPIFAASLAATEEVDGSTEDLLVGYVVGCEAAYRIGQSTYPEHYQNGWHSTGTAGSFGATAAAASVFDLPQSEIHHALGIVGSASSSLKKNFGTMTKPLHAGHAAQMGVRSALLARDGFTADTEILEGDIGYSQVMTIDGAYDPEEITEGLGEEWAVRDIGYKPYPSGVITHAAMDAMRTLVKDHGLTPDDVEEVVVTLEDAASEMLIHAEPDDALQAKFSIEFCLAAILRESDAGIHEFTDEYVTQEATRDAISKVSRAFEEDLFGDDFAGYGAIVRVRTDSEEYYNEVRYAPGSPNNPVSEDRLRSKFFECAESRLSRSDAEVLEESILDLEGTELDVLTSYLG, encoded by the coding sequence ATGCCAGAAACGGCAGAGCTAGCTGAGTTTGTAGCATCCACTACGTACGACGATATTCCATCCGAAGCAGTGTCCCACGCGAAGGAAGCGATCCGCGACTACGTCGGCGTGGCACTGTACGGATCCCACCACGAAGTCGGCGACAAGATCTCGGCGTACACCTCCACGTACGGCGGCGACGGACCGGCAACGGTCTTCCAACGGGGATCGCGTTCGGCACCTTCTGCAGCGCTCGCCAACGGCGCGTTCGGGCACGCGATCGACTACGACGACACGTTCGAGTCGATCGTCATCCACCCGACCTCGCCGATCTTCGCCGCCTCCCTCGCGGCGACAGAGGAGGTCGACGGATCGACCGAGGACCTCCTCGTCGGCTACGTCGTCGGCTGCGAAGCGGCGTACCGCATCGGGCAGAGCACCTATCCCGAACACTACCAGAACGGCTGGCACAGTACTGGGACGGCCGGATCGTTCGGTGCGACGGCGGCCGCGGCGTCAGTGTTCGATCTCCCGCAGTCGGAGATCCACCACGCGCTGGGTATCGTCGGCTCCGCGTCCTCCTCATTGAAAAAGAACTTCGGGACGATGACGAAACCGCTGCACGCCGGTCACGCCGCACAGATGGGCGTTCGATCCGCGTTGCTCGCTCGCGACGGGTTCACCGCGGATACCGAAATTCTCGAAGGCGACATCGGGTACAGCCAAGTGATGACCATCGACGGGGCGTACGATCCCGAAGAGATCACCGAGGGCCTCGGCGAGGAGTGGGCCGTCCGCGACATCGGATACAAGCCGTACCCATCTGGCGTCATCACACACGCGGCGATGGACGCGATGCGGACGTTGGTGAAGGACCACGGCCTCACGCCCGACGACGTCGAGGAGGTCGTCGTCACACTCGAAGACGCCGCCTCGGAGATGCTGATCCACGCCGAACCGGACGACGCCCTGCAAGCAAAATTCTCGATCGAATTCTGCCTCGCCGCCATCTTGCGCGAGAGCGACGCCGGTATTCACGAGTTCACCGACGAGTACGTGACCCAAGAGGCGACGCGCGACGCCATCTCGAAAGTCTCTCGCGCGTTCGAGGAGGATCTCTTCGGCGACGACTTCGCCGGATACGGGGCGATCGTCCGCGTTCGGACCGATTCCGAGGAGTACTACAACGAGGTACGGTACGCGCCCGGGAGCCCGAACAACCCCGTGAGCGAGGACCGACTGCGGAGCAAATTCTTCGAGTGCGCCGAGTCGCGGCTCAGTCGATCGGACGCCGAAGTGCTCGAAGAGTCGATTCTCGACCTCGAAGGGACAGAGCTCGACGTTCTCACTAGCTACCTCGGCTAA
- a CDS encoding SDR family oxidoreductase, whose protein sequence is MDLELTDRTAIVAASSKGIGYATAERLLEEGANVTICSRSVDSVEEAAETLRETVGIAEERVLPAVCDITNRAQIEQLVNDTVDTFGGVDVHVNNHGGPPAVTFEEATEEQWDKSYRSVISSTRWLTEAVLPHLEVSDLGSLITVTSASAREPPRGHAISNVFRLGLYGLAKTISREYAPDVRSNAITPRFIMTDRIEYKVQRRAEQRDLSREEALQSRVEEVSMDRPGEPSEFADAVAFLASPRSSYITGEVLSVDGGWSRHVL, encoded by the coding sequence ATGGATCTGGAACTGACCGATCGCACTGCGATCGTCGCTGCGTCCAGTAAGGGTATCGGCTACGCCACGGCGGAACGGCTCCTCGAAGAGGGTGCGAACGTCACGATCTGTTCGCGATCGGTCGACAGCGTCGAGGAAGCGGCGGAGACTCTCCGTGAAACCGTCGGAATCGCCGAAGAACGGGTGCTACCAGCCGTTTGCGACATCACAAACCGAGCTCAGATCGAGCAGTTAGTGAACGACACCGTCGACACGTTCGGCGGCGTCGACGTCCACGTGAACAACCACGGCGGGCCGCCGGCGGTGACATTCGAGGAGGCAACCGAGGAGCAGTGGGACAAGAGCTACCGAAGCGTCATCAGTAGCACGCGTTGGCTGACAGAGGCGGTGTTACCACATCTCGAGGTGAGCGACCTCGGATCACTGATCACCGTCACCAGTGCGTCGGCCCGGGAACCACCGCGCGGTCACGCCATCTCGAACGTGTTCAGACTTGGCCTCTACGGGTTGGCGAAAACCATATCACGTGAGTACGCCCCCGACGTCAGATCGAACGCGATCACGCCCCGGTTCATTATGACCGACCGGATCGAGTACAAAGTCCAACGGCGGGCCGAGCAGCGAGACCTCTCACGAGAGGAGGCGCTTCAGTCGCGAGTTGAAGAGGTCTCGATGGATCGACCCGGCGAGCCGTCTGAGTTCGCCGACGCCGTTGCGTTCCTCGCCTCGCCACGATCGAGTTATATCACGGGCGAGGTACTGAGCGTCGATGGGGGGTGGAGCCGACACGTGTTGTGA
- a CDS encoding mandelate racemase/muconate lactonizing enzyme family protein — MEVTDIETAVLGSAVDAASLPAQVGARELDISSVVVKVHTDEGITGLGESFYRSEENNRFLAQSIEAMGRHVVGKDPRNVKDIWHELYLHVKRAGAYGALSAIDEALWDIVGKKAGLPVYELLGGQTGTVNAYATFPVDKEADELVDYANWLNDKGFEAMKIGAGFGVEEDRHRIRTITEGSPEGFGLAIDANTSYNYTDARAVAETAGEHEVEWFEEPIAHTDIQGQAQLNEAVDVPISGYQTHTPHYPALDHLQANALDIYQPSVDYVGGITGAMRVASLVEAFNKEMVPHALGPAINYAASLHVAAASRQCSLIEFAVLDDDIDDPGTYIAGQYVENQEAVYVQDGGRIDPPSEPGLGVTIDETAFEEYRVD, encoded by the coding sequence ATGGAAGTCACCGATATCGAAACTGCAGTTCTAGGCAGTGCCGTCGACGCCGCCTCTCTCCCGGCACAGGTCGGCGCGCGGGAACTGGACATCAGTTCGGTCGTCGTGAAAGTCCACACAGACGAAGGGATTACCGGACTCGGAGAATCGTTCTACCGATCCGAAGAGAACAACCGGTTCTTGGCACAGTCCATCGAGGCGATGGGTCGCCACGTCGTCGGCAAAGACCCGCGGAACGTCAAAGACATCTGGCACGAACTGTACCTCCACGTGAAGCGTGCGGGAGCGTACGGCGCACTCAGTGCGATCGACGAGGCACTCTGGGACATCGTCGGAAAGAAGGCCGGACTTCCGGTCTACGAACTGCTCGGCGGACAGACCGGGACGGTCAACGCGTACGCGACCTTCCCCGTCGACAAGGAGGCCGACGAACTGGTCGACTACGCGAACTGGCTCAACGACAAGGGATTCGAGGCGATGAAGATCGGCGCGGGCTTCGGCGTCGAGGAGGACCGACACCGGATTCGAACGATCACCGAAGGGAGCCCGGAGGGGTTCGGACTCGCGATCGACGCGAACACCTCCTACAACTACACGGACGCTCGTGCAGTCGCCGAAACTGCGGGCGAACACGAAGTCGAGTGGTTCGAAGAGCCGATCGCCCACACCGACATCCAAGGGCAGGCTCAGCTCAACGAGGCGGTCGACGTCCCGATTTCGGGATATCAAACGCACACGCCGCACTACCCGGCGCTGGATCACCTCCAAGCGAACGCGCTCGACATCTACCAGCCGTCAGTCGACTACGTGGGCGGTATCACCGGGGCGATGCGCGTTGCAAGCCTCGTCGAAGCGTTCAACAAGGAGATGGTCCCCCACGCCCTCGGACCGGCGATCAATTACGCCGCCAGTCTCCACGTTGCCGCGGCCAGCCGTCAGTGCTCGCTCATCGAGTTCGCCGTCTTGGACGACGACATTGACGATCCCGGTACCTACATCGCCGGGCAGTACGTCGAGAACCAAGAGGCGGTCTACGTCCAAGACGGCGGTCGGATCGATCCGCCGTCCGAGCCCGGTCTCGGCGTCACGATCGACGAGACCGCCTTCGAGGAGTACCGAGTCGATTAA
- a CDS encoding tripartite tricarboxylate transporter substrate binding protein, which produces MTNDRLPTRRDYLKWTSAAGLAGLAGCSSGGDGSGDGDSSGDSSGDSSSDGSGDSSGDSSGSGSDYPSQRMTIVAWASRGGGSDTIVRQGYVRSIRENDLLPVDVRAINQTGGGGEAGMRYTLDQDPNGYTVLNVTTNLVVTPLSRDIGISYEDFTPIARMGVEPILLVVRGDDDRFNDVQEFRDYAAENRVSIASFDVGTQDHTAAFLLSQRTDMNAEIVPFSGGGEQVSALLAGDVDAAVTAPSEVSDMRESGEVQYILHFSGQELELYPDVPYVSEAFDTEIVVEQFRGTVVHGDTPDERVEYLRDLYEEIYNTEEFEEYADSNNVNPAFLRGEEFYDYVEGVNQRFTEVFQENNLGVYSDS; this is translated from the coding sequence ATGACCAACGACAGATTACCAACTCGACGCGACTACCTGAAGTGGACGTCTGCTGCAGGGCTTGCAGGACTCGCAGGCTGTTCCTCAGGTGGCGATGGGAGCGGTGATGGTGACAGTTCCGGTGATAGCTCCGGAGACAGTTCGAGCGACGGCTCCGGTGACAGTTCGGGTGACAGCTCAGGGAGCGGGAGCGACTACCCGTCTCAGCGGATGACGATTGTCGCGTGGGCGAGCCGAGGCGGCGGCAGCGACACGATCGTTCGACAGGGGTACGTACGGTCGATCCGCGAGAACGACCTCCTCCCGGTCGACGTCCGAGCCATCAACCAGACCGGCGGCGGTGGCGAAGCGGGAATGCGCTACACTCTCGATCAGGATCCCAACGGATACACGGTGCTCAACGTGACGACGAACCTCGTCGTGACGCCGCTTTCCCGTGACATTGGAATCTCGTATGAGGACTTCACGCCGATCGCACGGATGGGTGTCGAGCCGATCCTCCTCGTCGTCCGCGGCGACGACGACCGGTTCAACGACGTTCAGGAGTTCCGCGACTACGCCGCTGAGAACCGCGTCTCGATCGCGTCCTTCGACGTCGGAACGCAGGACCACACGGCCGCGTTCCTCCTGAGCCAGCGGACGGATATGAACGCGGAGATCGTTCCGTTCTCCGGCGGTGGCGAGCAGGTCTCCGCACTCCTCGCGGGCGACGTCGACGCCGCAGTGACCGCACCGAGCGAAGTCAGCGATATGCGCGAATCCGGAGAGGTGCAATACATCCTGCACTTCTCCGGGCAAGAGCTCGAACTCTACCCGGACGTCCCGTACGTCAGTGAGGCGTTCGACACCGAGATCGTCGTCGAGCAGTTCCGTGGCACCGTCGTCCACGGTGACACGCCCGACGAGCGCGTCGAATACCTCCGGGATCTCTACGAGGAGATCTACAACACCGAGGAGTTCGAGGAGTACGCGGACAGCAACAACGTCAACCCCGCGTTCCTCCGCGGCGAGGAATTCTACGACTACGTCGAGGGAGTCAACCAACGGTTCACCGAGGTGTTCCAAGAAAACAACCTCGGTGTCTACTCGGATAGCTGA
- a CDS encoding tripartite tricarboxylate transporter TctB family protein encodes MELDANTFRDRLDRTLRLRKSTGEIAIVILLGVLGLFAAIYSQLNLPLENPFGAGVGPRLFPQVAGVTMVAMSVYLLVLRLWRRRKGTIDDEVVEMNVRDGLRVFVFIVLCAGYMWVFEAVGFGVSTVALLFLLFVTNGFRRYILAAVLAIAFTFGIYLIFTTALGLPLPSPILRDVTTGIL; translated from the coding sequence ATGGAGCTAGACGCGAACACGTTCCGGGATCGGCTCGACAGGACACTCCGCCTGCGCAAGAGCACAGGCGAGATCGCGATAGTGATACTGCTCGGCGTCCTCGGCTTGTTCGCTGCCATCTACAGTCAACTGAACCTCCCGCTGGAGAACCCGTTCGGTGCCGGGGTCGGTCCCCGTCTCTTTCCGCAGGTGGCCGGTGTAACGATGGTAGCGATGAGTGTCTACTTACTCGTACTCAGGCTCTGGAGACGGCGAAAGGGAACGATAGACGACGAAGTCGTAGAGATGAACGTGCGGGACGGGCTGCGCGTCTTCGTGTTTATCGTGCTGTGCGCCGGATATATGTGGGTATTCGAGGCCGTCGGATTCGGCGTTTCGACCGTTGCGCTCCTGTTCTTGCTGTTCGTCACGAACGGGTTTCGACGCTACATCCTCGCCGCAGTCCTCGCTATCGCGTTCACCTTCGGGATCTATCTCATCTTCACTACGGCGTTAGGACTGCCGCTTCCGTCGCCGATCCTCCGCGACGTAACCACTGGGATCTTGTGA
- a CDS encoding tripartite tricarboxylate transporter permease, whose translation MFEIFTDPYLIGITIASVIIGVSAGMIPGLNASVTVAILLPVAFGMDPIPAMIFFFGIYAGAQYGGSVAAILINTPGTTAAAATTFDGYPMSKNGESGRALGIAALASGIGGLFSVIVLITIGPPFAEFALNFGPAEIAAISIFGLSLVSAVSGDSLAKGLVGTALGIFIATIGRDPVSGYSRFTLDTLLLTDGIDFIAALIGLFAVSEVLLNVETIHESVKGFGQRVDSTFPSLSDIRESARVIVSGMFVGSFIGTLPGSGSTLGSFIHYGIAQRIAHRGKEFGSGVIEGVAASESANNAATGGAMIPLLTLGIPGSGTTAVMLGALNILNISPGPELFTEQSELLWMWFGGFILANIFFVVVAFLLLPVFVRVLETPRAILFSVIAVLTIVGTFALENTLRQAWLMFSMGVLGYVLKKFDFPVGPIVLAIVLAPIIELGIRRALSISGGAVGPVVTKPIVAILLVLSVITFFSPYFREIVGGLSRIGGSRS comes from the coding sequence ATGTTCGAGATCTTCACCGATCCCTATCTGATCGGGATCACCATCGCGTCGGTGATCATCGGCGTCTCCGCCGGGATGATTCCCGGACTCAACGCCTCGGTCACAGTCGCGATCTTGCTGCCGGTCGCCTTCGGGATGGATCCGATCCCGGCGATGATCTTCTTCTTCGGCATCTACGCCGGAGCGCAGTACGGGGGATCTGTCGCCGCAATTCTGATCAACACTCCCGGGACGACGGCTGCGGCCGCGACGACGTTCGACGGCTACCCGATGTCGAAAAACGGGGAATCTGGTCGCGCGTTGGGAATCGCTGCACTCGCGTCCGGCATCGGTGGGCTGTTCAGTGTCATCGTGCTCATCACGATCGGGCCGCCGTTCGCCGAGTTCGCGCTCAACTTCGGTCCCGCAGAGATCGCCGCCATCTCTATCTTCGGACTGAGCCTCGTCTCGGCTGTCTCCGGTGACAGCCTCGCGAAGGGGCTCGTCGGGACTGCTCTGGGGATCTTCATTGCGACGATCGGTCGCGATCCGGTCTCCGGGTACAGCCGGTTCACGCTCGATACGCTCCTGCTGACGGACGGGATCGACTTCATCGCCGCACTCATCGGCTTGTTTGCGGTTTCGGAGGTGCTTCTCAACGTGGAAACGATCCACGAGTCCGTCAAGGGATTCGGCCAGCGCGTCGACTCGACGTTCCCATCGCTGTCGGACATCCGCGAGTCCGCCCGTGTCATCGTGAGCGGGATGTTCGTGGGATCGTTCATCGGGACGCTCCCCGGTTCGGGATCGACGCTCGGTTCGTTCATCCACTACGGGATCGCACAGCGTATCGCACACCGTGGCAAGGAGTTCGGATCTGGTGTGATCGAAGGTGTTGCGGCCTCCGAATCGGCAAACAACGCCGCGACCGGCGGGGCGATGATCCCGCTTCTCACGCTGGGCATCCCCGGGAGCGGGACCACCGCGGTAATGCTGGGCGCGCTAAATATCCTCAACATCAGCCCGGGTCCGGAACTGTTCACCGAGCAGTCGGAACTCCTCTGGATGTGGTTCGGCGGCTTCATCCTCGCGAATATCTTCTTCGTCGTGGTCGCATTCTTGCTTCTTCCGGTGTTCGTCCGAGTCTTGGAGACGCCCAGAGCGATCCTGTTCTCGGTGATCGCTGTCCTGACTATCGTCGGGACGTTCGCGCTCGAGAACACGCTCCGGCAGGCGTGGTTGATGTTTTCGATGGGGGTTCTGGGCTACGTTCTGAAGAAGTTCGACTTCCCCGTCGGACCGATCGTTCTCGCGATCGTCCTCGCCCCCATCATCGAACTGGGAATCCGGCGCGCGCTGTCGATCAGCGGCGGGGCGGTCGGTCCGGTCGTCACGAAGCCGATCGTCGCGATCCTGCTGGTCTTGTCGGTGATCACGTTCTTCTCGCCGTACTTCAGGGAGATCGTGGGCGGCCTCTCCCGAATTGGTGGGAGCCGATCGTAG
- a CDS encoding universal stress protein encodes MESIAVVIDSDSPNEQLIQAAKLHVVGTNLGVVVCRIVNRDKYQSDVRRKAESNERFDSIEAVKAEATAEAKAVASEFFSEINHTAVGRVGTVPEDVLDIAAETNSTHVFTVGKKRSPAGKMLFGDDAQKLVLDFDGPVTIVTED; translated from the coding sequence ATGGAATCAATAGCGGTCGTGATAGATAGCGATAGCCCCAATGAACAGCTCATTCAAGCGGCCAAACTCCACGTGGTGGGAACAAACCTCGGGGTAGTCGTCTGCCGGATCGTCAACCGCGACAAGTACCAATCGGACGTCCGCCGGAAAGCGGAGTCAAACGAGCGCTTCGACAGCATCGAGGCAGTCAAAGCGGAGGCGACAGCCGAAGCGAAAGCCGTCGCGTCTGAGTTCTTCAGCGAGATCAATCACACGGCTGTCGGGCGGGTCGGAACCGTTCCCGAAGACGTTCTCGACATCGCCGCGGAGACCAACAGCACGCACGTGTTCACCGTCGGAAAGAAGCGCTCTCCCGCTGGGAAAATGCTCTTCGGCGACGACGCGCAGAAACTCGTTCTCGATTTCGACGGCCCGGTCACGATCGTTACTGAGGACTGA
- a CDS encoding universal stress protein — protein MRFLVAVDGSDSSTESLEYAIELASRTGGSLVVAYAVEPRVLVEGGEEAPTNAEVGQRIYTEDIEVAEERGEEVLEDARARAGKADVSVETALLYGDPVDSIADLADSEGVDGIIVGHRGLSDRVEGMVGSVAKGLVGHANVPVTVVK, from the coding sequence ATGAGATTTCTCGTCGCCGTCGACGGATCGGACTCGAGTACCGAGTCGCTCGAATACGCGATCGAGCTCGCATCGCGAACCGGCGGATCGCTCGTCGTCGCGTACGCCGTCGAACCGCGGGTCTTGGTCGAGGGGGGCGAGGAGGCACCGACGAACGCCGAGGTCGGCCAGCGGATCTACACCGAGGACATCGAAGTCGCCGAAGAGCGGGGCGAGGAGGTCCTCGAAGACGCCCGCGCCCGAGCCGGGAAGGCGGACGTGTCGGTCGAGACGGCTCTCCTCTACGGCGACCCCGTCGACAGCATCGCCGATCTCGCCGACAGCGAGGGTGTCGACGGGATCATCGTCGGTCACCGCGGGCTCTCCGATCGCGTTGAGGGGATGGTCGGCAGCGTCGCGAAGGGCCTCGTCGGGCACGCGAACGTCCCGGTGACTGTGGTGAAGTGA
- the rtcA gene encoding RNA 3'-terminal phosphate cyclase, translating into MTRELLELDGTDGGGQLIRTALTLSVVDARPFRMENVRANRPNPGFKRQHLACVDLLADIADAEVSGAEVGSETLAFEPSEPGRGVVGTDAAVEDDTPAPVEVAVDVGTAGSVTLVADTLLPLATRLSRPIRATLGGGTDVMWSPSADYLSHVKLPLLRECGLDTTVEVTRRGFYPAGGGELVVDVRPSALAPIEFDAPRGGPDGNAERSDVGDAPSFDWSVYAVASEALEDASVADRLAETAATSLVNEGIAADPAKRVRYVESASPGAVVTLVAEGVSSSTGSESARKASQRSRAGFGAYGERGVPSEEVAADAVDVAVEWTATDAPVDAHLGDQLVVWLALVGGRVRIPRVTEHVRTNVAVVRAFGYDVSLEETADGPEATLSAPMKQR; encoded by the coding sequence GTGACCCGCGAACTGCTCGAACTCGACGGCACCGACGGGGGCGGCCAACTGATCCGGACGGCGCTGACGCTCTCAGTCGTAGACGCTCGTCCGTTTCGGATGGAGAACGTCCGCGCGAACCGTCCGAATCCGGGGTTCAAGCGACAGCACCTCGCCTGCGTCGATCTACTGGCTGACATCGCCGACGCCGAGGTTTCCGGTGCGGAGGTGGGCTCCGAGACGCTCGCGTTCGAACCGAGTGAGCCGGGACGTGGCGTGGTTGGGACCGACGCGGCCGTTGAGGACGACACACCTGCGCCCGTCGAGGTTGCGGTCGACGTCGGCACCGCCGGGAGCGTCACGCTCGTCGCCGACACGTTGCTGCCGCTCGCGACGCGACTTTCGAGGCCGATCCGCGCGACGCTCGGCGGTGGGACGGACGTGATGTGGTCGCCCTCGGCGGACTATCTCTCTCACGTTAAGCTCCCGCTGCTTCGCGAGTGTGGACTCGATACGACCGTCGAGGTGACTCGACGGGGGTTCTACCCAGCGGGTGGCGGGGAACTCGTCGTCGACGTCCGCCCGTCCGCGCTCGCACCGATCGAGTTCGACGCCCCTCGCGGTGGTCCCGACGGCAACGCGGAGCGCTCGGATGTGGGGGATGCGCCGTCCTTCGACTGGTCGGTCTACGCGGTCGCGTCCGAAGCCCTCGAAGACGCCTCCGTCGCCGACCGACTCGCTGAGACGGCTGCAACGTCGCTCGTCAACGAGGGGATCGCAGCCGATCCGGCAAAACGGGTGCGCTACGTCGAATCGGCGTCGCCCGGCGCAGTCGTCACGCTCGTCGCCGAAGGCGTCTCGTCGTCGACCGGGTCGGAATCGGCGCGCAAAGCGAGTCAGCGGTCGCGGGCGGGGTTCGGCGCGTACGGCGAACGGGGCGTTCCGTCCGAGGAGGTCGCCGCCGACGCGGTCGACGTGGCGGTCGAATGGACCGCGACGGACGCGCCAGTCGACGCTCACCTCGGCGATCAGCTCGTCGTCTGGCTCGCGCTGGTGGGCGGCCGGGTGCGGATCCCGCGCGTCACCGAGCACGTCCGGACGAACGTCGCGGTCGTCAGAGCGTTCGGCTACGACGTGTCGCTCGAGGAGACGGCTGACGGGCCGGAAGCGACGCTGTCGGCACCGATGAAACAGCGGTAA